The following is a genomic window from Deltaproteobacteria bacterium.
GGGATCGGGGTTATAATGACGGATCATAACGTGCGCGACACGCTCAAGGTCTGCGACCGCGCGTACATCATCTCCGAGGGGGAGATCCTCCTTGCGGGAAGGCCCGGGGAGATCGCCGCGTCGGACCGGGTCCGGGAGATCTACCTGGGAGACAGTTTCTCGCTCTGAGCGGCGAAGGGGCTTTGATGGCGCTGGAACTCCGACAATCTCTCAAGCTCAGCCAGCAGCTGGTGATGACCCCCCAGCTGCAGCAGGCGATCAAGCTGCTGCAGCTGTCGCGGCTCGAGCTGCAGCAGGCCGTGCGGGAGGAGCTGGAGGTCAACCCGGCGCTTGAGGAGACCAGCGAGGAGACGAGCGAGGAGACAGCCGGGGAGGAGGCGCCGCCGCCGGTGGAGGTGTTTACACCCCCGACTCCGGAGGAGGGGCCCACGCCGAAGGAAGGCGACGGGCTCATCGACCGCGTGGACTGGGAGTACTACTTCAACGAAGGGTCCCGCGACGGACGCGTGGATCGGGACACCGACGACGAAGACGGACGTCCCTACTACGAGAATACCCTCACGCGCCGTCCCGGCCTCACCGAGCACCTCGAGACGCAGCTGCGGCTCCTGGACATCTCCGACGCCGAGCGGGAGGCCGCGCTCTACCTGGTCGGCAACATCGACGAAAACGGGTATCTGAAGACGACGGCCGAGGAGGCCGCGCAGGCCCTCTCGCTGCCGGTCGAAGAGGTGGAGTGCGCCATCGCGAGGGTCCAGACGCTCGATCCCCTGGGCATCGGCGCGAGGGACCTGCGGGAGTGCCTGATGATCCAGGCCCGGGAAAGGGGCGCGGCGTTCGAACTTCCCCTCCGGATCCTCGCGGACCACTTCGACCTGTTCTCCAGGGGGGACGTGGCCGGAACCGCGCGTCGGCTCAAGCTCCCGAAGGAGGCCGTCAAGGAGGCGTTCCAGAGGCTCGTCACCCTGTGGCCGAAGCCCGGCCGCGAATACTCGGGAGACGACGTCCAGTACATCACCCCCGACGTCTACCTGTTCAAGACCGACGGTCAATGGGTCATCACCCTGAACGACGACGGTCAGCCCCGGCTTCGCCTCTCCTCCTACTACCGGCGGCTGCTGACGGGAGACGCCGAGGGGCTCCCGAAGGAGGACCGGGAGTTCCTGAAACAGAAGGTCAACGCGGCGCTGTGGTTCATCAAGAGCATCGAGCAACGCAAACGCACCATCTACAAGGTCGTGGAGAGCATCGTAAAGCTGCAGCGCGACTTCCTCGAGAAGGGGCCCGGCCACCTGCGGCCCCTGACGCTGCGGGACGTCGCCGAGGACATCGAGATGCACGAGTCCACCGTGTCGAGAGTGACCAGCGGCAAGTACGTGAACACACCCCACGGGATCTTCGAGTTGAAGTACTTCTTCACCTCGGGGCTCAACCGGGAGGGGGGGGGGGAGGATATCGCCTCCAAGTCCGTCAAGGAGAAGATCCGGGAGATCATCCACGCCGAGGGCGAGAGCAAGCCGCTCAGCGACCAGGAGTTGATGCGGCTCCTGCGGAATCAGGGGATCCGGATCGCCCGGCGGACCGTCACCAAGTATCGCGCGGCGATGGGGCTGCTGGCCTCGTCGCGGCGCAGGAAGCAGTACTGAGCGCCACAGGACCGATTCCGCCGAAGGAGGAGGCAACCATGAACCAGATCAACGTCACGTTCCGGCATGTCGACCCGAGCCAGGCATTGAAGGAGTACGTGACCGGGAAATTGGGAAAGATCGGGAAGATGGTCGAAAAGTCGTTCGACGCGCACGTCACCTTGTCCGTCGAGAAGTACCGCCACATCGCCGAGGTGTTCCTGACGGCGCGGGGGATCACCATCAAGGCGTTCGAATCCACCGAAGACCTGTACTCCGCGATCGACCTCGTGTGCGACAAGGTCGAGCGCCAGTTGAAGAAGTACCGCGATAAGAAAAAGGACAAGGGGCAGGCGGTCCTCCCCGAGCCGATGGTGTCCGGATCGTCCCTCACGATCGCGGAGGGGGACGGCCGGCCCACGATCGTCCACACGGACAACTTCCTGGCCAAGCCGATGACGGTGGAGGACGCGGCGCGCCATCTCGACCTGCTCAGGCTCGACGTGGTGATGTTCGTGAACCAGGAGACGAACCAGCCGAGCGTGGTCTTCCGGCAGCAGGACGGCAACATCGGCTTCACGGAGCCGGCGGCTCGATGAGGATCCAGGATATCCTTCCCCCGGGAGCCGTCGTGGACGGGCTCCTGGCGGAGACGAAGGAGGGGGTCCTTCGCGAGCTCTCGGAGGCGATCTGCCGGCGGCTCCCGGCCCTTTCCCCCGACCGCCTCACGGCGATCCTGATGGACCGCGAGGGGCTCGGGAGCACGGGAATCGGCGAAGGGGTGGCGATTCCCCACGGGAAGATCCCCGGGATCGACCGGCTGGTCGCCGTCTTCGGGCGCAGCCGCGGAGGGGTGCAGTTCGCCTCCCTCGACGGGAAGCCGGCCCGGCTCTTTTTCCTGATCCTCGCCCCGGAGAACTCCGCGGGGATGCACCTCAAGGCGCTCGCACGCATCTCGCGCCTCCTCAAGGACCAGCGGTTCCGGGGGCGGCTCCTTGCGGCCGAGGGGGTCGAGGGTCTTTCGCAGGTTCTCCGGGAAGAGGACGAGCGCGCCTGAGCTGAAAGGAGGGGCCGTGCCGATCTCCGTGCAAGCCTTCCGGGACCAGTGCTCGGCGCCCTTGCGCCTCCGTCTCCTCGCGGGGGAGCGCGGGATGGACCGGGGGATCGCGGGAAGCCGCGTCCAGGAAGCCGGGTTGGCGATCACCGGCGAGGTCTTCCCGTCCCGGGAAGGGTGCATCCAGGTCCTGGGCGAGACCGAGGTGGACTACTTCCGCAGGCAGGATCCGGCGAGGCAACCGGAGATCGCCGAACGGTTCTTCGCCGGTCCCCTCCCGTGCGCCGTCGTCGTCGGACCGCTCCCGGCGCCGGGTCTCTTCGTCGAAGCGGCGGAGCGGGCTTCCGTCCCCCTGTTCGCGTCCGACCTCCCCGCGGCCCGTTTTCTCGAAGAGGCGGACCGCCAGCTCTACCGACTTTTCACGGAAACGGCCACGGTCCACGGCGTCTTCATCGAGGTCATCGGTGTGGGGGTTCTCCTCTCGGGACGAAGCGGGATCGGCAAGAGCGAATGCGCCCTCGACCTCGTCCTCCGGGGCCACCGGTTCGTGGCCGACGACGTGATCCACGTCGACAAGCTCGGCCCGGCCACCCTCCTGGGCCGCGGGGACGATCTCACCTGCCACCACATGGAGATCCGGGGCCTCGGGATCATCAACGTCCGGGACCTGTTCGGCGCGACCGCGACGATCCGGATGAAAAAGATGGAACTCGTGATCCGGATCGAGGAGTGGGATCCTTCCCGGGAGTACGACCGGCTGGGTCTCGACGACGGGACCGTCGAGATTCTCGGCGTCCGGCTCCCCTCCCTTCTCATCCCGGTCTCCCCCGGGCGAAACCTGGCGACGATCGTGGAGGTGGCGGTGCGGAACCACCTGCTGAAGCAGCTCGGGGTCCACTCCGCGCGGGAATTCGTCGAGCGCCAGGCGCGTCGGGCCGGGGGGGGCGACACCCCGTGACCGCCGTCGACGCGCGGGCGCACCGCGCCGACATCGTCGTCGTGACCGGACTGTCGGGGGCCGGGAAGAGCACGGCGATCAAGGTGTTCGAGGACCTCGGCTACTATTGCGTGGACAACCTGCCGCCGGTACTTCTTCCCAAGATCGTCGACGTCGTCTCCGAGGCGCGGGGCGAAGGGGCCCGGGTGGCCCTCGGGATGGACATTCGGGGGAAGGAGTTCCTCCCGGACCTCTCCAGGGTCCTCGACGAACTGCGGGGGGGGAGGAGCGCGGTCCACGTCCTCTTCCTCGACGCGGCGGACGAGGCGCTCGTGCGGAGGTTCAGCGAAACGCGGCGGAGGCATCCCCTCGCGGCCAGGGGCGGCGCCCTGGGCGCGATCCGGAAGGAGCGGGGGATCCTCAAACCGCTGCGGGAGATGGCCGACGCCGTCATCGACACCTCCCAATTCAACGTCCACCAGCTTCGGGACGCCCTTGTGCGACGGTTCCGCCGCGAGGGGGCCGGCGTCCTGAAGGTGAGCGTCATCTCCTTCGGTTACCGGTACGGGATCCCCGTCGAGGCCGACATGGTGGTCGACGTCCGGTTCCTCGCCAACCCGAACTTCGTTCCGGCCCTCAAGCGGTTTACCGGACTCGACCGGGGAGTCCGAGACTATGTCCTGGGCGCCCGCGCGACGAAAGGGTTCCTGCGCCGCCTGTCGGATCTGTTGCTTTTCCTCCTCCCCCTCTATAGAAAGGAAGGGAAGGCGTACTTCACGCTGGGCGTCGGATGCACCGGCGGCAGGCATCGGTCCGTCGCGGTCGCGGAGGCGCTCGGCGACATTCTCAGGAAGGGGAAGGAAGCGGCCGTCGTGGTCCACCGCGACCTGTCGCGCTCCTCCCTGCCCGCAAAGGGGATGAGATGATCGGAGCGGTTGTCGTTTCCCACGGTGCTCTCGCCACGGAACTGGTGCGCGCCGCCGGGATCATCGTCGGAAAGATCGAGGGGGTCGTCGCCGTCGACATTTCCCCCGACATGAGCGTCGAGGCGATCCACGACGCGGTGGAGGGGGCCGTCCGTACGGTCGAGGACGGGGAAGGCGTGCTGCTCCTCACCGACATGTTCGGCGGGACGCCCTCCAACATCGGCCTGTCGTTCCTCGGCACGCACCGCGTGGAAGTCCTGACGGGAGTGAACCTGCCGATGATGGTCAAATTCCACATGGTCCGGGAAAGGATGCCGCTCGACGAACTCGCCCGCCAACTGCAGGAGTGCGGCCAGCGCAGCATCATGATCCCGGGAGACATGCTGAAGAAGAAGG
Proteins encoded in this region:
- a CDS encoding PTS sugar transporter subunit IIA, with the protein product MRIQDILPPGAVVDGLLAETKEGVLRELSEAICRRLPALSPDRLTAILMDREGLGSTGIGEGVAIPHGKIPGIDRLVAVFGRSRGGVQFASLDGKPARLFFLILAPENSAGMHLKALARISRLLKDQRFRGRLLAAEGVEGLSQVLREEDERA
- a CDS encoding lipopolysaccharide ABC transporter ATP-binding protein, giving the protein GIGVIMTDHNVRDTLKVCDRAYIISEGEILLAGRPGEIAASDRVREIYLGDSFSL
- the rapZ gene encoding RNase adapter RapZ, whose protein sequence is MTAVDARAHRADIVVVTGLSGAGKSTAIKVFEDLGYYCVDNLPPVLLPKIVDVVSEARGEGARVALGMDIRGKEFLPDLSRVLDELRGGRSAVHVLFLDAADEALVRRFSETRRRHPLAARGGALGAIRKERGILKPLREMADAVIDTSQFNVHQLRDALVRRFRREGAGVLKVSVISFGYRYGIPVEADMVVDVRFLANPNFVPALKRFTGLDRGVRDYVLGARATKGFLRRLSDLLLFLLPLYRKEGKAYFTLGVGCTGGRHRSVAVAEALGDILRKGKEAAVVVHRDLSRSSLPAKGMR
- the raiA gene encoding ribosome-associated translation inhibitor RaiA, encoding MNQINVTFRHVDPSQALKEYVTGKLGKIGKMVEKSFDAHVTLSVEKYRHIAEVFLTARGITIKAFESTEDLYSAIDLVCDKVERQLKKYRDKKKDKGQAVLPEPMVSGSSLTIAEGDGRPTIVHTDNFLAKPMTVEDAARHLDLLRLDVVMFVNQETNQPSVVFRQQDGNIGFTEPAAR
- a CDS encoding PTS sugar transporter subunit IIA, producing MIGAVVVSHGALATELVRAAGIIVGKIEGVVAVDISPDMSVEAIHDAVEGAVRTVEDGEGVLLLTDMFGGTPSNIGLSFLGTHRVEVLTGVNLPMMVKFHMVRERMPLDELARQLQECGQRSIMIPGDMLKKKAEKKQEK
- the rpoN gene encoding RNA polymerase factor sigma-54 — protein: MALELRQSLKLSQQLVMTPQLQQAIKLLQLSRLELQQAVREELEVNPALEETSEETSEETAGEEAPPPVEVFTPPTPEEGPTPKEGDGLIDRVDWEYYFNEGSRDGRVDRDTDDEDGRPYYENTLTRRPGLTEHLETQLRLLDISDAEREAALYLVGNIDENGYLKTTAEEAAQALSLPVEEVECAIARVQTLDPLGIGARDLRECLMIQARERGAAFELPLRILADHFDLFSRGDVAGTARRLKLPKEAVKEAFQRLVTLWPKPGREYSGDDVQYITPDVYLFKTDGQWVITLNDDGQPRLRLSSYYRRLLTGDAEGLPKEDREFLKQKVNAALWFIKSIEQRKRTIYKVVESIVKLQRDFLEKGPGHLRPLTLRDVAEDIEMHESTVSRVTSGKYVNTPHGIFELKYFFTSGLNREGGGEDIASKSVKEKIREIIHAEGESKPLSDQELMRLLRNQGIRIARRTVTKYRAAMGLLASSRRRKQY
- the hprK gene encoding HPr(Ser) kinase/phosphatase, translating into MPISVQAFRDQCSAPLRLRLLAGERGMDRGIAGSRVQEAGLAITGEVFPSREGCIQVLGETEVDYFRRQDPARQPEIAERFFAGPLPCAVVVGPLPAPGLFVEAAERASVPLFASDLPAARFLEEADRQLYRLFTETATVHGVFIEVIGVGVLLSGRSGIGKSECALDLVLRGHRFVADDVIHVDKLGPATLLGRGDDLTCHHMEIRGLGIINVRDLFGATATIRMKKMELVIRIEEWDPSREYDRLGLDDGTVEILGVRLPSLLIPVSPGRNLATIVEVAVRNHLLKQLGVHSAREFVERQARRAGGGDTP